GCCCGGCATTGATTGATGGCATCACTCCTCAGGTAGCAATCATGGATAACGGCGAGCGCAAGGGTGGATATGTGCCAGTGCTGGATACGATCCGCACAACCCTCAGCAAACCTGATCTCTGGCAATTGCACTATGCGCTGGAGGGTGGAGATCAGCACAACACCGGTAAAGCGATGATCGCGAATCCGCTGTCGCCTGAGGGTGAGGCGGCCGCCAAAGAACTCGCAGAGGGCAAGCCGTTACCTCCACCGGCACCGCACGCCAACGATGCGGGCAATAGCATCACTGTTGAGGCCTATGCAACTGGGCGCTTTACCGTGACCAATGGACGCAATGGCTTCGCGAAAACCTATCAGGCAAAGTAGGTAAACTCCGAACAAAAGCCGCGCATTTGCATGCGCGGCTTTTTGCTGTCTTCAGGTCTACGCCTGTTGAAATGCCTTCAAGACCTCTTCCTTTGCGGTCTTTAACTCGGCTACGGGATCGCCCTGCGCGTAGAACTCCATCGCGATGTAGCGGTTGTAGCCCAGGGCTGCAAGGCGGCGATAGATGTTGTTGTAGTTCATCTCGCCGGTGCCGGGGCGATGGCGGCCGGGAACGTCGGCCACGTGGATCAGGCCGATCTGGTCGAAGTTGTTTTCCAGCTTTTCGATCAGGTTTCCGGCGCCGCGCTGCTCATGGTAGAAGTCGTACAACACTTTGATTGATGGGCTGCCGACCGCGCGTGTGATCGTAAATGCCTCGGTGACGGAGTTGACTGCCGCGCGCTTATTTTCGAGCAGGTCGATGGGCTCCAGCAGCAGCTCCATCTTTTCCTTCTCCATGATCTCGGCGGCGACCTTCAGGTTCTCCGTAATATTGGCGATCTGTTGCTCAGGCGACTGACCGGGGATACGGGGGCCGGAGGCGTAGCCCAACTGCGGGCAGCCGAGCTCACGCGCCACAGGAATTGCCTTGGCGAGTTGCTCCCGGATGATATCTCGCGATGCGAGATCGGCGAGCGGCACCTGGCCGGGGAACATCAGGTCGATGGTGATGCCGAGCGATTTGGCCAGTGCGGCGACGCGGCGGCGCTCTTCAGGCGACCAGGCCATCCACTCCGTCACCAGTTCCGCGCCGGTATAACCAGCTTTCGCAACGGTTTCCAGCCGTTGATCGATGGTCATGGGCTTGGGAAAAGCCCAGATCATGTACGAAAACTTCGGCAGAGCAGCGGGAGGAGCGGCAAACAAGCCGCGCGAGGCCAGGGACAGTGCGGTACCGGCCATTGCGAGATGACAAAAGTGTCGGCGATTCATAGTCCGAATCTCAATTTCTGTTCGTCGTGCGAACAAAGTATAAATAGGAACGATGAGATTTCGCCTCTTCGCTCGTTCCGAAATGCTGTTTGCCCTGGGCCTCAGCATAGCAACTCCGGCCCTGGCGCAGTTTCCACGGTCGATCACAGACCCAGCCGCAGTCGAACGCGGTAAGGCTATCTACGGGCAGCAATGCGGACGCTGCCATGGTGACGATGTGCGAGGGACGCAGACAGCGCCCGATCTGCTGCGCTCACTGAAGGTACTGCACGACCGCCGCGAGAACCTGAAAGGCAAGGAGCTTGCCCCTTACTTGAAGGACGCTCCTCACAAGATCGAGCTCGACGCCAAACAGGCTGCCGACCTCTCGAACTTTCTCTCGTTCTCGATCAACAAGATCCTGCGCAGCGGCTACGACGCCGAGCCCAAGAACCTGCTGAGCGGTGATGCCAAGGCAGGCGAGGCGTACTTCAACGGAGCGGGCGGATGCGACAAGTGCCACTCGCCCAGCGGCGACCTTGCCGGCATCTCCAAGCGCCTGAGCGTCGCTTCCCTGCAGCAGCGCTTCCTCTTCCCCAATACAGGTTTCGGATCCAAGCGCAAAACACAGGTTGAAGTAACGACGGGCGGGAAAACGATTACCGGCGACCTGGTGCATATCGATGACTTCACCGTCTCCCTGAAGGACAAGGATGGCCGTGTGCAGTCGTTCAATCGCACCGCCGCCCTCAAGGTAAAGACGACCGATCCCTATGCAGGCCACGTGGAGCTGCTGAACCGCTACACCGATGCCGATATCCACAACCTGACCGCATACCTGGTGACGATTCCATGAAGCATCTGTTTTCTCTGGCCGCCCTGGCCGTATTCTCTCTCCCCCTGTCCGCGCAGACGGCTGCCGTCAAAAAGCCCATGCCGTCGCAGGCATCGCAGGCTGACTGGCCGACATACAACGGCGACTACAGCGGACGCCGCTTCAGCAAGCTGAGCAAGCTGAATACCACCAACGTTGGCAAGCTGCAGCTTGCCTGGACCTATCGCATCACCACCACCACCGGCGGCGGACAGCGCATCTCAGCCACACCACTAATGGTCGACGGCGTGATGTATTTCACCGTACCCAGCCATGCCTGGGCAGTGGATGCACGCACCGGCCAGAAGCTGTGGCAGTTCGACTGGGCCAGCAAGGGTGGCGAGACCATCGGCAACCGCGGCGCTGCCATCAAGGGCGATACGCTCTACTTCGAGACCGAAGACTGCAACCTGGTGGCGATCGATATCCACACGGGTAAAGAGAAGTGGCACTCCTCCATCGGCAATCCTGACCAGTTCTACTTCGGCAGTGTCGCTCCGGTGATCGTCAAGAATCACGTGATGGTCGGCATCAGCGGCGATGACTTCGATATTCCTGGCTACGTAGAAGCGCATAACGCGGACACCGGAGCGCTGGAGTGGCGCTGGTACACGCATCCGGAACCCGGAACCCCTGAAGCCAAGACCTGGCCGAACGATGAGGCCATGACACACAGTGGCGGCATGACCTGGGTTGCCGGCACCTATGACCCGGATCTGAACCTCTACTACTTCGGTACCGGCAACGCCCAGCCCGTCATCAACGGCGCAGCGCGGCCTGGTGACAATCTCTTCACCTCGACCATCTGCGCCCTGAACCCGGATACCGGCAAGCTGGTGTGGTATTTCCAGCCGAATCCGCATGACACCCACGATTGGGATGCCGTGCAGACACCGGTTCTAATCGACGGCACCGTCGAAGGCAAGCCGCGCAAGCTTCTCGCTCAGGCCAGCCGTAACGGATGGTACTTCCTCCTGGATCGCACGAATGGCAAGGCGATCACTACCACTCCCTTCGCCAAGCAGAACTGGGCTAAGGGAGTAAATGATAAGGGCCAGCCGATTCCCGACCTCGCAGTGACCGCGAAACAAAATGGCACCCTGACCGCTCCAAATCAGGCCGGCGCCGCCAACTGGTATCCGCCGAGCTTCAGCCCGCTGACCGGCCTCTTCTACGTCCCTGCGTATGACGCCTACAGCGTCTACTACATCTACGACAACAATAAGAAGCCCGAGGGCTGGGCCGGCAACGATCGCGGCGGCTGGTCATCCGCGTCCCTGCGCGCTATGGACTACCGTACCGGCAAGGTCCGGTGGAACCACGAGTGGCCCACCTCCGGCGCCCGCTCCGGCATTCTGACGACAGCCGGCAACCTGCTATTCACCGGAGATCCATCCGCGAACCTCATTGGCTTCAATTCCACCACCGGCGAGATCCTGTGGCATGCAGGGTTGAACGCACCTGTCTCCAACGGACCAACAACGTTTGAGCTCGACGGCTTGCAGTACATCACCGCGGCCGCAGGCGATACGTTGTATGCCTGGGTACTGCGGTAGCAACGATAGGTAAACAACAAACGGAGCGCCTTTGGCGCTCCGTTTGTTGTTTAAGACCTTGTGTATTCCAGCGCGGGCTCTTCTCAAGCTTCGTCACAGCCCTGTACAGTAAATTCGCTTCCAAAACCCTACAGAGGTCGTGATGAAACGCGCGCTCGCCGTCACCTGTCTCGCTGTCTCCACCGCGCTTCTTTCGCAGCAATCGCAGACGGCGGCTACGCGTGGGCCGGTACGCGTCCTTCCGGTCGATGTGGACCCCAACGACCACGAAGGATTTACGCAGATCTTTGATGGCGTCAGCCTGAAAGGCTGGGATGTTAATCCCGCCGTTTGGACGGTGAAAGATGGCGCATTGGTTGGCGAGTACACCTCGCAGGAAGGCACGCGCAATCCACAAACCTTCGCCATCTATCGCGGAGCTGAGCCTTCTGACTTTGAGCTCAAACTGGAAGTAAAGCTTGAAGGAGAGCAGGCAGACAGCGGCATCCAGTATCACAGCTACCCTCCTCCGCTAGTCAAGCCACGCCCGGGCGCGCCTGTATTTCCCCAAGACCCGAAGTGGAATCTCGCCGGCTTGCAGTTTGACCTGAGCCTACAGCGCGACGGAAACAATATTGGCATTCTGGCCGAAGGCGGTGGACGCGGAATCATCGGAGAACGCGGCCAGATCGTTCACACTCAGACCGGCAAGACACCGCAACTTCTGGGAGAGCTCGCCTCAACCAAAGATCTAGCCAGCTTCTTCAAGCCGCACGACTGGAACACCGTTCACCTGATCGTGCGCGGACATACCGTTATCCAGCGAATCAACGGGCTCACTGTCGCCATCCTGATCGATGACGATACGACGAAATGGAAACCCAGCGGGGTAATTGGACTCCAGTGCGCAGGACCGGGCTCAGTGAAGATTTCGTTTCGAAATGTCTGGCTGAAAACAAGCTAGGTGGAGACCCACCAGCTAGACAATTGCCTGTTTTGTGAGCCCCGCAAAGCCAGGAAGTTTTCCTTCACCTGATGCTGGAGAGATCATCGCCACATTCGGCGTCAAACTCAGGATCATCCCCTGCTGTGTGTGCCGCACTGCGATCCGGATCTGGCAAAGAAAGAAACCGAAGCAGGAGGTTTGCCGAATCTCTATGAGTTCCGCCATATTTCTCGATGCAGGTACCGCGGCCAGAGCACTTCGCAACGCCTGACGGAACGCGACATCGCGGCTGCCTCTGACACTCCACTTCCCAACCTGATTCGTAAGCCGGAAGAGATGCCAGCCGCTTCGGTTCACCTGCTGTTCGATAGCTTCCGGACTCCTCGCAAGCTGGAGCCATTTGGCATTCCATGAGACCGCATCGCGCATAGTCTCTGATGGGACCTTGGTCCCCTGTCTTAGAAAAAGCTGCCCTTCGATAACTTGCATACGCGACCCTCCGTACGGGATATATGCCAAGCCACTTCGCATCATGGAGCGGTCCCGTGAGAGCTCAGGATCGAACTCGTCAGCCTGACAGGACCTTTAGCAAAGGAAGCTTAGATCGGTATATCGGCGGAACTGGAAACATCTGGACTGCAATTTAGTTGCGGGCGATATATTTTCGCCAGGCAAGGATTGCTCGATCTCTCAACCGATGAAGGTGTCCATGCCGGTGGCCTGATCGAGCACCGATGGAAGGGGAGAGAGATCGCTGCGAAGAGCTTCGAGACTGGTTCCCAGGATGACCTGATTCCGTCCAGAGCGTTTCGCTCGATGAAGACTCGCGTCGGCAATTTCAATCAACGTATTCCCTGACATCTCGGGAGTCCAGGGAGTAACACCGATGCTCACCGTCATGCCCTGCAGCATGCCTGACTGCTGCGAAATAGTACGACAGATATTCTCTGCCAGTGCGAGCGCCTCTTTCGCCGTAGTATCCGGAAGCAGAATGGCGAACTCTTCCCCTCCGAGGCGGCTGACGTGATCGAATGGACTGACAAGTGTCGGCAGAACTCTGCCGAGTTCGGCCAGCATCGCATCTCCTGCAAGATGGCCCTTGATGTCATTGATCACGTTGAAGTGATCGACATCGATCATCATCATCGACAGCGGACGTTTGCTGCGTGAAGCGCTGGAGACACACTGATCGAGCCAGCGATGGAAGCCCCGGCGATTCGGGAGACCGGTAAGCAGATCGGTTACGGTCATGCGGCGAAGCTCTGCCGACGTCGCAGCCAACTCATCTTTGACGGTCTCCAATTCGGCTTCCCGGCACTTCTCGCGTGTCACATCGATCGCGATACCGGCGATAAACCGCCGGCCGTTTGCATCGATAAAGGGAAACTTGTAGGACTTCCAGTAGAGATGGCTGCCGTTGGGGCCAGGGGTCTGTTCTTCGACTTCTACCACCCCAGTCTGTGCGAGCACCGCCAGATCCGTAGCACGGTACTCATCTGCCAGCTCCGAAGGCCATATCTCGTGATCGGATTTCCCGATCCAATCGTGCTGGGAGATGCGGAACGTTTCAGCCACCTTGCGGTTATAGAAGCGCATGCGGCCATCGTAGTCCTTGATATATGCGGCAACCGGGCTGTGTTCCATGAAGGCGCAGAAGCGCTCGTTGCTGGAGAGCAGATCTTTTGCGAGGGAATCTGCTGTCCGGGCTAGTTCGTCGACCTGCACGGTCCGTTGTCGCAAGGCAATCTGCACCTCGACCTGTCGAGCGAGCATCTTGAGGATCTCGATCTGCTCCTCTGTAAACGACCGCACAACGAGATCAACGACACACAGTGTCCCCAGCGGATATCCGTTCACATCGCGAACCGGGACACCCGCATATGACTTAAAGCCTGATTCACCATGGATGGAAGGAATGCTGGCAAAGCGTTCGTCGGCCGCGAGATCAGAGACAACCAAAGGGGTGCGTTGCAGCAGCGTGTAGTGACAGATCGAATCCCTACGAGGAGTTGATGTGCAGGTCACACCCTCCGCCGACTTCAGCCACACGCGAACATCGTCGATGAATGACACGGACGCAATGGGCACCTGCAGCAGCTTCGCAGCAAGCCGCCGTATGTCATCAAAGGCATCTTCCGGCTCCGAATCCAACAATCCGGTCGCGTGTAGCGCACGAAGACGAGCTACTTCAAAGAGCTGCTGCGTCAGTGCTGCCTGAGAACCACGAATCGCCGGCATAGTAGGAACCTTGAACTATATGTCGGCAGAAGTTTTTGCGACTTTAGTAACCCAGATAAAAGTAAAAGCCCGGCAAGCTGACTGGACTTCAGCTCGCCGGGCTTCTCACGAATATTGACGACTATTGCCTCGGCTGCTCCAGGCGATAGCCTGATGGGACCTGGAATAGCGAGGTCGCTTGTTCGCCAAGCTGAATGTTGTGCAACTGATACCGTGTCTCACCGAACCTCGGATCATTCGTGGACGATTGCACGATGGTATCGATGCCCGCAGCGGTCCAGGTCTCGGTGACGATGGCGATGGGCCGTTCGTTGCCTACCTGCCCGACAGGAATCGTGATGGTCTGCTGACGTCCGTTGCAGAGAACCCCTTCGATTGTTTTGGAGCCGAGATCCTGCTGCGTGATGCTGCGCGCCTCATCGAGCGGAGGAAGCTTGCGTAACGGCGGATTGCTCTCGGCCTCACGCTCATCGAGGAACTTGCGAGACCGTGGTAGCTGCAATGCTTCTTTCTGACCTGGGTCCAAAACGTAAGCCGTATTGCTTACCGGGTCATCGATAAAGACCTTCACTTCATGAGGGCCTGGGTTAGCAGGGTCAATGTTGCCAAACGTCTGCTCTCGCCGCGTTCTGCCGAGGCTGTCACGATAGAACCTGCTGACCGTATGGCGCACGATGCGGTTGCCATCGGGCAATGTCTGAACCGTTTCGGTAGTGGAATCAGCTACGTACGGTTTACCTTTGATCAGCTTGCTGTCAATGGAAAGCACTTCAACAGCGCGATCCTGTTCATGCCGCTCAGGTTGCTGAGCCATATTGATGGATGGCAGGAGCGAGATGGTTAGCGAGGTAAGAACGGTATACACGGTGCGGTGGTATTTCATAGGAAGCAGTCCTTTCTAAGCTGGAAGATCAACGAACAAGCCGAACAGCGCGCGACAGGCCGTCCTGGCCCACAACAAACTCCGCCAGAACCATCTCTGAAGCGACGGCCGGAGAAACATCGAAGCCATACTGCCGAAGTTCGTCTCGGCGAATCTGCATGCGGACGAGAGTTGCCATCGATGGCGGAGGCAGCCCCTCACTCGATGGCAGCGTGATGAAGGGATTCATCGTGCCGTTGAATTCCGGTGCAGTTGTCGCTCTCTTCCCCGTTCTCGTATGTACAACCGGAGACTTCCCCGCGGAAGCAGCTGGCGTTAGACGCTCTTGAGGAGTAGTAGCAACAAGCGACATATCTGGCACGCTCGCGACAGTTAGTGGCGGCACCGGCAACGCGGAAGTCGCGTGATATCGATAGAACACGCCAACCGCAGCGCATGCTGCCAGTGCGGCACCCAAAGCTGCCACTCGAAACCATGAACGTTGCGGAGATCTACTAGAGACAACGCCTGCCTCCACCAGCGCTACCAGACCCTGTTTCACTGAATCGGGAGCGGCAATCTCCCGGTGCTCCTGACGTAAAGATGAGAGAGCTTCCTGCAATGAACGATTCATGGACGTATTCCTTTTTCCGCGCATGCCGGAACTGCGGACAACAATGTGGCGAGCCTGGCTTTAGCGCGATGTAATCGCGAACGAACGGTGCCTACCGGTACGGCGAGGATGAGCGAGGCCTGCGGATAGGTCATCTCTTCCAACTCGCAGAGAATGACAACCTCCTTCAGCAGTAACGGCAGTTCCTCAATTCCCTTACGGACCATCTCGACAGCCTCTTTGCGGCTGAGCCATTGATCCGGAGCATCCGAAGACGGCGCTTCAATAGGCTCCTCCACGTCGTCCAGCTCGACAAAACGCTCACCCCGCTCCAGGCGCTTCCATAACTGCCTGCGGGCAACACCGCAAAGCCAGGTAGAGAATGCGCTCCGTTCTGCCTCGAAGTGATGAGGGTGGCGAAGAAACGCAAGAAAAGCCTCCTGCGTAATCTCTTCGGCCATAGACGCATCACTGCACATGCGAAGAGTGAACCGGTAGACGATGGCCCCATGTCGCTGATACAGCTCCGCGATCGCATCTCCGTTGCCGAGACAGGCAGCTCGAACCAGTGCAGCATCGGATTCACGATCACGAGAAACTCTGTATCGCTTGAACATGGCTATTCATGATTACCGCGAGCAGGCAAAAGAGTTCCCTCAGCACCAGAAAAATCGGATTCAGGCGAAAAAGTAGTGCGCTGCGCGGCCGCTTTGTTTGTCATTTCGTAGCGACCAACGGGAGCGGAGAAATCTGGTCTCACTTCGCGAGATATCCACCTAATTCCGTGGTTGGTTGTCGATATGCCTTATTGAGATCCCGACGGCCCCGTATCCTCCGCAGCCTGCAATGCCTGTTGCGCCAAACGGCGAAAGACCTCACGCAACGCCGTGGGACTACGGACGACGATCCGGCGTTCCAGGCTGAGCAGCATCGCAGCAACCATCTCCAGACGGTCACGGCCGCAGCGCAGGCGGGTCCCGCCGTCCTGCTCCTCCGTCGCAATCCGCCATGGAGAAAACGCCCGCTCCGCCTCCTCGATTGGCATATCGATCCAGACATCGATCTGGTAGTCCGACTGCACAAATGGCATGTGCTCCCGCATATGCTGCTTCGCATCGAAGCGCGCCGGAGGATTGAAGCTGGTGGAGGACACCTCCAGCTCCGCAACCCGATCCAGCCGGAAGGTACGCAGGGCTTTGCGCGACAGGCAATGGCCGATCAAGTACCATCGGCCGTCGGTATGGAGCACCGCATAGGGCTGGATCTTCCGGCGCGACGCGGCCCCGTCGTGAGATCGATACGAGAAGCGAATCTCACGATGGGTTCGAATAGCAGAGGCGGCACGGATCAGGGAGTCCACAGATGTAGAAACCACCCACGGCCCCGGTTCGATAGCCACCACATCTTCCACCGTCCGGACACTGTCTCGCAGCGAGTGCGGCATGACACGCTCAAGCTTGGCAAGCGCACCCTCAGTTGCCGGTGCAAACGCCGACAAACCCATCTGGCTGAGCGAACGCAACCCCAGGGAGAGAGCAAAGGCCTCCTCATTGGTCAGCAGGAGCGGCGGCAAACGATAGCCCGGCCGAAGACGGTAAGCCCCACCCACTCCACGGGAAGACTCGATCGGAATGCTCAGGTCCTTCAACCGGACGATATAACGCTGCACGGTACGCAGGTCGACCTCCAGACGCTCGGCAAGCTCTGCCCCGGTGACATGGTCGCGCGCCTGCAGAATCTCCAGAACCGTCAGGACGCGCATGATGGGGTCGTACATACGATTTTCAGTCTGGCATTAATTTACGACAGAGGTTGTCGGGAATTCGGTCTAATCTTCTCCTGGACCTAAACAGGCCACCTGGAGGAATCGACATGGCAACCGAGACAGCAACCGTGAACGTAGTGACGGCAGACGCCCTGCTGAAGAGCTGGCAAGGACATCGGCGGCTCACGCGTCGCGTGATTGACGCATTTCCGGAAGAGAAGCTCTTTCAGTTTTCAGTGGGCGGTATGAGGCCCTTTTCCGAGATGGCGTGGGAGTTCATCCGTATGGCCGTTCCGATCGTGGATGGAGTCGCCACCGGAAAATGGGAGGAATTCAACAAGGGAGAGAAGCCCACAACCAAGAGCGAGATTCTGCGCCTGTGGGATGAGCAGACCGCTGCCCTGGACAAAAAGTTCCCCGAGATTCCTCCGCATCGCTTCTACGAAGTCGACAAGGCATTCGGCCAATGGGAGATGCCTGGGATCATCACCATCCAGTACGCCATCGACAACGAGATCCATCATCGCGGCCAGGGGTATGTCTATCTGCGTGCCCTCGGCATCGAGCCGCCGCCGTTCTGGGAGCGGGACTAATCTAGAGCTTCTCTTATCCGAAGGGCTGCCGAAGAATCGCGTTTGTCTGCGACCGGCAGCCTTCTCTCCATTTTTTTAAAGATCTCCTCCGACCGAGCCGGCGTCAAAGTGGCATGCGGCTGTGATACCTGCCGCCAAATAGGATGGAGATTTCACGCATGCACGTCATGGTCGCTGAGGGGTTCGAGGGTTACGGCTCGTTAAAACTCACTGAGAGGGACAAGCCTGTCCCCGGTGAAAACGAAGTGCTGGTGCGCATGGCTGCGGCCGGTGTCACTCCTTTGGATTACACAATCCTGAGCGGTCATTATCCGAAAGCCAAAGCACCGCTTGTGCTGGGTAATGAAGGCTCCGGAGTGGTTGCATCCACTGGTGATGCTGCATTCCCAGAGGGGACACCGGTGATGTTCTTTGGACCGTACGGAGTGCTTCGCGATGGCACATACAGTGAGTGGGCGACGGTACATCGCGATCACCTGCGCCGCGTGCCAGAAGGCGTTGATCTGGTTGCTGCCGCCGGTTTGCCGGTTGCGTATCTGACGGCGCAACTTGCCCTGGAGAAGGCAGGATTTGCTCCCGGGAAAAACGTGTTGGCGCCTGGAATTGGGGGCTCAGTAGGAAACGCCGTCACGCAATTGGCACGAGCCCGTGGAGCCTCTCATGCGATTTCTACCAGCTCTTCCTCTTCAAAAGCCCGTGAGGCTGGCGAACTTGGCTTTTCAGAAGTGATCGACCTGTCGCGGGAAACGCTCCGGGATGGAGTCAGACGCATTACTGACGGAAAAGGTGTGGACGTCATTATCGATGGCGTTGGCGGCACCGTTCTGAGTGAAGCTCTGGGAACCCTTGCCCTATCGGGAACAGCAGTCACCCTTGGTTACTCAGGTGGCCAGAAGAGCACCATCGACGTCACAGACTTGATCTGGAAGAGAGCTTCCCTGCTCAGTCTCTCATTGATGTCGTATTCCCCCGAAGCCTGGCAGCAGGCCTGGGACACGATGGAACCGCTATTTGCCGCGGGCAAGCTGGTTCCGATGGTCAAGCGGACCTTCCCCTTGCAGGAGGCGGCCGAAGCTCTACGCTTCCTGATCGAAGATCGCCCCTTCGGCCGCGTCCTTTTGGAAGCATAGACACGCTAGCGATCCTGAAGACCTCTAGAAGGTCTTGAGGAACTCGATCAACGCACGCTTGTCATCATCGGATGGCCAGGGATATATCTATCTGCATGCGGTTGGCATCGAGACGGCGCCGTTCTGAGCGCGAATAGACTTTACCAGAGGGCTCCGGAGGTTGTGCTACCGTAGGGAGCGCGTTCCTAACGCCTCTCTTCATATCTTCGGATGTTCCGTTACGAAATCGATACAAGGTGGCGTGCCGTAATCCACGCCACCTTGTTCATCTTCAGCCGAGGTTCGTCACACCGTAGTCGTTGGTCTGGTTGTC
This genomic window from Terriglobus albidus contains:
- a CDS encoding c-type cytochrome, producing MRFRLFARSEMLFALGLSIATPALAQFPRSITDPAAVERGKAIYGQQCGRCHGDDVRGTQTAPDLLRSLKVLHDRRENLKGKELAPYLKDAPHKIELDAKQAADLSNFLSFSINKILRSGYDAEPKNLLSGDAKAGEAYFNGAGGCDKCHSPSGDLAGISKRLSVASLQQRFLFPNTGFGSKRKTQVEVTTGGKTITGDLVHIDDFTVSLKDKDGRVQSFNRTAALKVKTTDPYAGHVELLNRYTDADIHNLTAYLVTIP
- a CDS encoding helix-turn-helix transcriptional regulator, with product MYDPIMRVLTVLEILQARDHVTGAELAERLEVDLRTVQRYIVRLKDLSIPIESSRGVGGAYRLRPGYRLPPLLLTNEEAFALSLGLRSLSQMGLSAFAPATEGALAKLERVMPHSLRDSVRTVEDVVAIEPGPWVVSTSVDSLIRAASAIRTHREIRFSYRSHDGAASRRKIQPYAVLHTDGRWYLIGHCLSRKALRTFRLDRVAELEVSSTSFNPPARFDAKQHMREHMPFVQSDYQIDVWIDMPIEEAERAFSPWRIATEEQDGGTRLRCGRDRLEMVAAMLLSLERRIVVRSPTALREVFRRLAQQALQAAEDTGPSGSQ
- a CDS encoding DinB family protein; its protein translation is MATETATVNVVTADALLKSWQGHRRLTRRVIDAFPEEKLFQFSVGGMRPFSEMAWEFIRMAVPIVDGVATGKWEEFNKGEKPTTKSEILRLWDEQTAALDKKFPEIPPHRFYEVDKAFGQWEMPGIITIQYAIDNEIHHRGQGYVYLRALGIEPPPFWERD
- a CDS encoding quinone oxidoreductase family protein encodes the protein MHVMVAEGFEGYGSLKLTERDKPVPGENEVLVRMAAAGVTPLDYTILSGHYPKAKAPLVLGNEGSGVVASTGDAAFPEGTPVMFFGPYGVLRDGTYSEWATVHRDHLRRVPEGVDLVAAAGLPVAYLTAQLALEKAGFAPGKNVLAPGIGGSVGNAVTQLARARGASHAISTSSSSSKAREAGELGFSEVIDLSRETLRDGVRRITDGKGVDVIIDGVGGTVLSEALGTLALSGTAVTLGYSGGQKSTIDVTDLIWKRASLLSLSLMSYSPEAWQQAWDTMEPLFAAGKLVPMVKRTFPLQEAAEALRFLIEDRPFGRVLLEA
- a CDS encoding acido-empty-quinoprotein group A, which gives rise to MKHLFSLAALAVFSLPLSAQTAAVKKPMPSQASQADWPTYNGDYSGRRFSKLSKLNTTNVGKLQLAWTYRITTTTGGGQRISATPLMVDGVMYFTVPSHAWAVDARTGQKLWQFDWASKGGETIGNRGAAIKGDTLYFETEDCNLVAIDIHTGKEKWHSSIGNPDQFYFGSVAPVIVKNHVMVGISGDDFDIPGYVEAHNADTGALEWRWYTHPEPGTPEAKTWPNDEAMTHSGGMTWVAGTYDPDLNLYYFGTGNAQPVINGAARPGDNLFTSTICALNPDTGKLVWYFQPNPHDTHDWDAVQTPVLIDGTVEGKPRKLLAQASRNGWYFLLDRTNGKAITTTPFAKQNWAKGVNDKGQPIPDLAVTAKQNGTLTAPNQAGAANWYPPSFSPLTGLFYVPAYDAYSVYYIYDNNKKPEGWAGNDRGGWSSASLRAMDYRTGKVRWNHEWPTSGARSGILTTAGNLLFTGDPSANLIGFNSTTGEILWHAGLNAPVSNGPTTFELDGLQYITAAAGDTLYAWVLR
- a CDS encoding sensor domain-containing diguanylate cyclase, which gives rise to MPAIRGSQAALTQQLFEVARLRALHATGLLDSEPEDAFDDIRRLAAKLLQVPIASVSFIDDVRVWLKSAEGVTCTSTPRRDSICHYTLLQRTPLVVSDLAADERFASIPSIHGESGFKSYAGVPVRDVNGYPLGTLCVVDLVVRSFTEEQIEILKMLARQVEVQIALRQRTVQVDELARTADSLAKDLLSSNERFCAFMEHSPVAAYIKDYDGRMRFYNRKVAETFRISQHDWIGKSDHEIWPSELADEYRATDLAVLAQTGVVEVEEQTPGPNGSHLYWKSYKFPFIDANGRRFIAGIAIDVTREKCREAELETVKDELAATSAELRRMTVTDLLTGLPNRRGFHRWLDQCVSSASRSKRPLSMMMIDVDHFNVINDIKGHLAGDAMLAELGRVLPTLVSPFDHVSRLGGEEFAILLPDTTAKEALALAENICRTISQQSGMLQGMTVSIGVTPWTPEMSGNTLIEIADASLHRAKRSGRNQVILGTSLEALRSDLSPLPSVLDQATGMDTFIG
- a CDS encoding RNA polymerase sigma factor, which produces MFKRYRVSRDRESDAALVRAACLGNGDAIAELYQRHGAIVYRFTLRMCSDASMAEEITQEAFLAFLRHPHHFEAERSAFSTWLCGVARRQLWKRLERGERFVELDDVEEPIEAPSSDAPDQWLSRKEAVEMVRKGIEELPLLLKEVVILCELEEMTYPQASLILAVPVGTVRSRLHRAKARLATLLSAVPACAEKGIRP
- a CDS encoding TIM barrel protein, whose protein sequence is MNRRHFCHLAMAGTALSLASRGLFAAPPAALPKFSYMIWAFPKPMTIDQRLETVAKAGYTGAELVTEWMAWSPEERRRVAALAKSLGITIDLMFPGQVPLADLASRDIIREQLAKAIPVARELGCPQLGYASGPRIPGQSPEQQIANITENLKVAAEIMEKEKMELLLEPIDLLENKRAAVNSVTEAFTITRAVGSPSIKVLYDFYHEQRGAGNLIEKLENNFDQIGLIHVADVPGRHRPGTGEMNYNNIYRRLAALGYNRYIAMEFYAQGDPVAELKTAKEEVLKAFQQA
- a CDS encoding 3-keto-disaccharide hydrolase, which produces MKRALAVTCLAVSTALLSQQSQTAATRGPVRVLPVDVDPNDHEGFTQIFDGVSLKGWDVNPAVWTVKDGALVGEYTSQEGTRNPQTFAIYRGAEPSDFELKLEVKLEGEQADSGIQYHSYPPPLVKPRPGAPVFPQDPKWNLAGLQFDLSLQRDGNNIGILAEGGGRGIIGERGQIVHTQTGKTPQLLGELASTKDLASFFKPHDWNTVHLIVRGHTVIQRINGLTVAILIDDDTTKWKPSGVIGLQCAGPGSVKISFRNVWLKTS